A stretch of the Chelonoidis abingdonii isolate Lonesome George chromosome 11, CheloAbing_2.0, whole genome shotgun sequence genome encodes the following:
- the PEAR1 gene encoding platelet endothelial aggregation receptor 1 isoform X3 → MDSLCEILGQSFRADASRMKLHVVLLLGLQMHLATSLNPSDPNVCSYWESFTTATKESYAHPYAQASKDSCDGTWSFLKPCTQHKIVYKTAYRQAVKIDYRKRYRCCQGYYESADVCVPRCTKECVHGRCVAPDQCQCEQGWRGTDCSSVCNGQSWGPRCENSCQCGDGGACDPLTGACVCSPGYKDSMCKVPCNPGTYGEGCRLACPCKNTVRCHGETGACLCQPGFTGTYCELPCLNSSDGLHCPAYCPCQNGGICHPPNTTHCVCPPGWMGTICSIPCPQGRYGSGCLGECQCHNNGLCDPVTARCQCALGYTGERCREECPIGKYGQDCGQPCDCANGGRCFHINGACLCEAGFYGPRCEERKCLDGLYGLACHLPCLCNPQNSQSCHPMSGECTCKPGWAGLHCNETCPHGYYGANCQEPCLCLNGGTCDGATGLCHCAPGYTGDHCSSHCPADTYGVNCSMQCACKNAFACSPIDGTCICKEGWHGGDCSSPCPAGTWGPGCNETCRCANGAACSPVSGVCSCAAGWHGSRCQEPCVNGAYGPGCSSQCDCSHADVCSPVTGQCHCLPGWTGPRCNLVCDDGFWGRNCSQPCACKNGAACSSEDGSCSCAPGYRGPTCQRPCQPGRYGKKCAMPCRCSNHSTCHHVDGSCDCFPGWTGSDCSQPCPPGTWGEACGHICRCPNGGWCSTVDGTCSCPAGLTGRRCSEGCPPGSYGENCAQACQCQNVAQCDPATGRCLCSSGYTGAHCETRSPDHPFTMVPAVPVGYSSLGAIIGIIILVILLVALLVFFLCYRHWQKGKENRHLSVAYTTGRTDSSEYAVPDVPPSYTHYYSNPSYHTLSRCTPSSPAPSSQDRASSLKVPCNQHFSKIKSMAYGPDCNASLPADWKHHGAPALKPRERGGGPMDRSYSYSNSLGKYYSNAYIKEEALRASNSSLNSENPYATIKDLPELMAKPSEGSYMEMKSPVKREMSYAEIRLFEEPAAGSRAEESCPPGAEGVSPAAPSTPPNHYDSPKNSHIPSHYDMPPVRHYPPSPPLRRQDR, encoded by the exons GATTGTGTACAAGACAGCGTACCGGCAGGCGGTGAAAATTGACTACCGGAAGAGGTACCGCTGTTGCCAAGGGTACTACGAGAGCGCAGATGTTTGTGTCC ccagatgtACCAAGGAGTGTGTCCACGGGAGGTGCGTGGCTCCTGAtcagtgccagtgtgaacagggaTGGAGGGGCACAGACTGCTCCAGCG TGTGCAATGGCCAGTCCTGGGGGCCCCGCTGTGAGAACTCCTGCCAGTGTGGCGATGGGGGAGCTTGTGACCCCCTCACAGGAGCCTGCGTCTGCTCACCCGGGTACAAGGACTCCATGTGTAAAGTCCCCTGCAACCCAGGCACCTACGGGGAGGGCTGCCGGCTAGCTTGCCCCTGCAAGAACACGGTCAGGTGCCATGGAGAGACCGGGGCATGTCTGTGCCAGCCGGGATTCACAGGCACCTA CTGCGAGCTCCCATGCCTCAACAGCTCCGACGGACTCCATTGCCCGGCTTACTGCCCCTGCCAGAATGGGGGCATCTGCCACCCCCCAAATACTACCCACTGCGTCTGTCCTCCAGGATGGATG GGCACCATCTGCTCCATCCCATGCCCCCAAGGGCGGTACGGCTCAGGCTGCCTGGGGGAGTGCCAGTGCCACAACAACGGGCTGTGCGACCCGGTCACCGCGCGTTGCCAATGTGCTCTGGGCTACACCGGAGAGCG GTGCCGGGAGGAGTGCCCCATCGGCAAGTACGGCCAGGACTGCGGCCAGCCGTGTGACTGCGCCAACGGGGGCCGCTGCTTCCACATCAACGGGGCCTGCCTGTGTGAGGCCGGCTTTTACGGGCCTCGCTGCGAGGAACGCAAGTGCCTGGACGGCCTCTACGGCTTGGCCTgccacctgccctgcctctgcaacccccagAACAGCCAAAG CTGCCACCCCATGAGCGGAGAATGCACCTGCAAACCAGGCTGGGCAGGCCTGCACTGCAACGAGACCTGCCCCCATGGATACTATGGGGCCAACTGCCAGGAGCCCTGCCTCTGTCTGAATGGAGGGACGTGTGATGGGGCCACGGGGCTCTGCCACTGCGCCCCGGGGTACACG GGGGACCACTGCTCCAGCCACTGTCCTGCCGACACCTATGGCGTGAACTGCTCCATGCAGTGCGCCTGCAAGAACGCCTTCGCCTGCTCCCCCATCGATGGCACCTGCATCTGCAAAGAAG GTTGGCACGGAGGGGATTgttccagcccctgccccgccgGCACCTGGGGCCCCGGGTGCAACGAGACCTGCCGGTGCGCCAACGGCGCCGCCTGCAGCCCTGTCAGCGGGGTGTGTTCCTGTGCTGCCGGCTGGCACGGCAGCAGGTGCCAGGAGCCGTGCGTG AACGGCGCCtatgggcctggctgcagcagtCAATGTGACTGCAGCCACGCGGACGTCTGCTCCCCCGTCACAGGACAGTGCCACTGCCTGCCAGGATGGACAG GGCCCCGCTGCAACCTGGTCTGTGATGACGGCTTCTGGGGGCGGAActgcagccagccctgcgcctGCAAGAACGGAGCCGCCTGCTCCTCAGAGGACGGGAGCTGCAGCTGCGCGCCCGGGTACCGCGGCCCCACCTGTCAACGCC CCTGCCAGCCTGGGCGTTACGGCAAGAAGTGCGCGATGCCCTGCCGATGCTCCAACCACTCCACCTGCCACCACGTGGACGGCTCCTGCGACTGCTTCCCTGGGTGGACGGGCAGCGACTGTTCACAGC CCTGCCCGCCTGGCACTTGGGGAGAGGCCTGCGGCCACATCTGCCGGTGCCCAAACGGAGGCTGGTGCAGCACTGTGGATGGGACCTGCTCTTGTCCGGCCGGCTTGACTGGCAGACGCTGCTCGGAAG GCTGCCCCCCGGGGAGCTACGGGGAGAACTGTGCCCAGGCATGCCAGTGCCAGAACGTGGCTCAGTGTGACCCGGCGACCGGGAGATGTCTGTGCTCCTCTGGGTACACCGGTGCCCACTGTGAAACCA ggagccctgaTCACCCCTTCACCATGGTGCCAGCCGTGCCGGTGGGGTACAGCTCCCTGGGGGCGATCATTGGCATCATCATCCTGGTGATCCTGCTTGTGGCACTGCTGGTGTTTTTCCTGTGTTACCGGCACTGGCAGAAGGGCAAAGAGAACAGACACCTGTCTGTGGCCTACACCACGGGGCGGACGGACAGCTCGGAGTATGCAGTGCCAG ACGTCCCACCCAGCTACACCCACTACTACTCCAATCCAAGCTACCACACCCTGTCGCGGTGCACGCCATcgtcccccgcccccagcagccaggacagggCGAGCTCCCTCAAG GTGCCCTGCAACCAGCACTTCTCCAAGATAAAGAGCATGGCCTACGGGCCGGACTGTAATGCCTCGCTGCCTGCCGACTGGAAGCACCACGGGGCACCGGCGCTGAAGCCACGCGAGCGGG GGGGCGGCCCCATGGACCGCAGCTACAGCTACAGCAACAGCCTGGGGAAGTACTACAGCAACG CCTACATCAAGGAGGAGGCCCTGCGTGCCAGCAACAGCTCGCTGAACAGTGAGAACCCCTATGCCACCATCAAGGACCTGCCTGAGCTCATGGCCAAGCCCTCGGAGGGCAGCTACATGGAGATGAAATCCCCTGTGAAGCGAGAAATGTCCTACGCCGAGATCAGGCTCTTCGAGGAGCCAGCCGCCGGCTCCAGGGCAGAAG AGAGTTGCCCCCCTGGGGCAGAAGGTGTGTCTCCAGCAGCCCCCAGCACCCCCCCCAACCACTACGACTCCCCCAAGAACAGCCATATCCCCAGTCACTATGACATGCCACCAGTCCGGCACTACCCCCCATCCCCGCCACTCCGGAGGCAGGACCGCTGA
- the PEAR1 gene encoding platelet endothelial aggregation receptor 1 isoform X2, which yields MKLHVVLLLGLQMHLATSLNPSDPNVCSYWESFTTATKESYAHPYAQASKDSCDGTWSFLKPCTQHKIVYKTAYRQAVKIDYRKRYRCCQGYYESADVCVPRCTKECVHGRCVAPDQCQCEQGWRGTDCSSVCNGQSWGPRCENSCQCGDGGACDPLTGACVCSPGYKDSMCKVPCNPGTYGEGCRLACPCKNTVRCHGETGACLCQPGFTGTYCELPCLNSSDGLHCPAYCPCQNGGICHPPNTTHCVCPPGWMGTICSIPCPQGRYGSGCLGECQCHNNGLCDPVTARCQCALGYTGERCREECPIGKYGQDCGQPCDCANGGRCFHINGACLCEAGFYGPRCEERKCLDGLYGLACHLPCLCNPQNSQSCHPMSGECTCKPGWAGLHCNETCPHGYYGANCQEPCLCLNGGTCDGATGLCHCAPGYTGDHCSSHCPADTYGVNCSMQCACKNAFACSPIDGTCICKEGWHGGDCSSPCPAGTWGPGCNETCRCANGAACSPVSGVCSCAAGWHGSRCQEPCVNGAYGPGCSSQCDCSHADVCSPVTGQCHCLPGWTGPRCNLVCDDGFWGRNCSQPCACKNGAACSSEDGSCSCAPGYRGPTCQRPCQPGRYGKKCAMPCRCSNHSTCHHVDGSCDCFPGWTGSDCSQPCPPGTWGEACGHICRCPNGGWCSTVDGTCSCPAGLTGRRCSEGCPPGSYGENCAQACQCQNVAQCDPATGRCLCSSGYTGAHCETKCSPGTFGPGCLQVCDCLHNSTCHHVTGSCQCEPGRSGARCEKWSPDHPFTMVPAVPVGYSSLGAIIGIIILVILLVALLVFFLCYRHWQKGKENRHLSVAYTTGRTDSSEYAVPDVPPSYTHYYSNPSYHTLSRCTPSSPAPSSQDRASSLKVPCNQHFSKIKSMAYGPDCNASLPADWKHHGAPALKPRERGGGPMDRSYSYSNSLGKYYSNAYIKEEALRASNSSLNSENPYATIKDLPELMAKPSEGSYMEMKSPVKREMSYAEIRLFEEPAAGSRAEESCPPGAEGVSPAAPSTPPNHYDSPKNSHIPSHYDMPPVRHYPPSPPLRRQDR from the exons GATTGTGTACAAGACAGCGTACCGGCAGGCGGTGAAAATTGACTACCGGAAGAGGTACCGCTGTTGCCAAGGGTACTACGAGAGCGCAGATGTTTGTGTCC ccagatgtACCAAGGAGTGTGTCCACGGGAGGTGCGTGGCTCCTGAtcagtgccagtgtgaacagggaTGGAGGGGCACAGACTGCTCCAGCG TGTGCAATGGCCAGTCCTGGGGGCCCCGCTGTGAGAACTCCTGCCAGTGTGGCGATGGGGGAGCTTGTGACCCCCTCACAGGAGCCTGCGTCTGCTCACCCGGGTACAAGGACTCCATGTGTAAAGTCCCCTGCAACCCAGGCACCTACGGGGAGGGCTGCCGGCTAGCTTGCCCCTGCAAGAACACGGTCAGGTGCCATGGAGAGACCGGGGCATGTCTGTGCCAGCCGGGATTCACAGGCACCTA CTGCGAGCTCCCATGCCTCAACAGCTCCGACGGACTCCATTGCCCGGCTTACTGCCCCTGCCAGAATGGGGGCATCTGCCACCCCCCAAATACTACCCACTGCGTCTGTCCTCCAGGATGGATG GGCACCATCTGCTCCATCCCATGCCCCCAAGGGCGGTACGGCTCAGGCTGCCTGGGGGAGTGCCAGTGCCACAACAACGGGCTGTGCGACCCGGTCACCGCGCGTTGCCAATGTGCTCTGGGCTACACCGGAGAGCG GTGCCGGGAGGAGTGCCCCATCGGCAAGTACGGCCAGGACTGCGGCCAGCCGTGTGACTGCGCCAACGGGGGCCGCTGCTTCCACATCAACGGGGCCTGCCTGTGTGAGGCCGGCTTTTACGGGCCTCGCTGCGAGGAACGCAAGTGCCTGGACGGCCTCTACGGCTTGGCCTgccacctgccctgcctctgcaacccccagAACAGCCAAAG CTGCCACCCCATGAGCGGAGAATGCACCTGCAAACCAGGCTGGGCAGGCCTGCACTGCAACGAGACCTGCCCCCATGGATACTATGGGGCCAACTGCCAGGAGCCCTGCCTCTGTCTGAATGGAGGGACGTGTGATGGGGCCACGGGGCTCTGCCACTGCGCCCCGGGGTACACG GGGGACCACTGCTCCAGCCACTGTCCTGCCGACACCTATGGCGTGAACTGCTCCATGCAGTGCGCCTGCAAGAACGCCTTCGCCTGCTCCCCCATCGATGGCACCTGCATCTGCAAAGAAG GTTGGCACGGAGGGGATTgttccagcccctgccccgccgGCACCTGGGGCCCCGGGTGCAACGAGACCTGCCGGTGCGCCAACGGCGCCGCCTGCAGCCCTGTCAGCGGGGTGTGTTCCTGTGCTGCCGGCTGGCACGGCAGCAGGTGCCAGGAGCCGTGCGTG AACGGCGCCtatgggcctggctgcagcagtCAATGTGACTGCAGCCACGCGGACGTCTGCTCCCCCGTCACAGGACAGTGCCACTGCCTGCCAGGATGGACAG GGCCCCGCTGCAACCTGGTCTGTGATGACGGCTTCTGGGGGCGGAActgcagccagccctgcgcctGCAAGAACGGAGCCGCCTGCTCCTCAGAGGACGGGAGCTGCAGCTGCGCGCCCGGGTACCGCGGCCCCACCTGTCAACGCC CCTGCCAGCCTGGGCGTTACGGCAAGAAGTGCGCGATGCCCTGCCGATGCTCCAACCACTCCACCTGCCACCACGTGGACGGCTCCTGCGACTGCTTCCCTGGGTGGACGGGCAGCGACTGTTCACAGC CCTGCCCGCCTGGCACTTGGGGAGAGGCCTGCGGCCACATCTGCCGGTGCCCAAACGGAGGCTGGTGCAGCACTGTGGATGGGACCTGCTCTTGTCCGGCCGGCTTGACTGGCAGACGCTGCTCGGAAG GCTGCCCCCCGGGGAGCTACGGGGAGAACTGTGCCCAGGCATGCCAGTGCCAGAACGTGGCTCAGTGTGACCCGGCGACCGGGAGATGTCTGTGCTCCTCTGGGTACACCGGTGCCCACTGTGAAACCA AGTGTTCCCCTGGCACCTTTGGACCTGGGTGTCTCCAGGTCTGTGACTGCCTCCACAACTCCACCTGCCACCACgtgactgggagctgccagtgCGAGCCGGGCAGGAGCGGGGCCCGGTGTGAGAAAT ggagccctgaTCACCCCTTCACCATGGTGCCAGCCGTGCCGGTGGGGTACAGCTCCCTGGGGGCGATCATTGGCATCATCATCCTGGTGATCCTGCTTGTGGCACTGCTGGTGTTTTTCCTGTGTTACCGGCACTGGCAGAAGGGCAAAGAGAACAGACACCTGTCTGTGGCCTACACCACGGGGCGGACGGACAGCTCGGAGTATGCAGTGCCAG ACGTCCCACCCAGCTACACCCACTACTACTCCAATCCAAGCTACCACACCCTGTCGCGGTGCACGCCATcgtcccccgcccccagcagccaggacagggCGAGCTCCCTCAAG GTGCCCTGCAACCAGCACTTCTCCAAGATAAAGAGCATGGCCTACGGGCCGGACTGTAATGCCTCGCTGCCTGCCGACTGGAAGCACCACGGGGCACCGGCGCTGAAGCCACGCGAGCGGG GGGGCGGCCCCATGGACCGCAGCTACAGCTACAGCAACAGCCTGGGGAAGTACTACAGCAACG CCTACATCAAGGAGGAGGCCCTGCGTGCCAGCAACAGCTCGCTGAACAGTGAGAACCCCTATGCCACCATCAAGGACCTGCCTGAGCTCATGGCCAAGCCCTCGGAGGGCAGCTACATGGAGATGAAATCCCCTGTGAAGCGAGAAATGTCCTACGCCGAGATCAGGCTCTTCGAGGAGCCAGCCGCCGGCTCCAGGGCAGAAG AGAGTTGCCCCCCTGGGGCAGAAGGTGTGTCTCCAGCAGCCCCCAGCACCCCCCCCAACCACTACGACTCCCCCAAGAACAGCCATATCCCCAGTCACTATGACATGCCACCAGTCCGGCACTACCCCCCATCCCCGCCACTCCGGAGGCAGGACCGCTGA
- the PEAR1 gene encoding platelet endothelial aggregation receptor 1 isoform X1, which yields MDSLCEILGQSFRADASRMKLHVVLLLGLQMHLATSLNPSDPNVCSYWESFTTATKESYAHPYAQASKDSCDGTWSFLKPCTQHKIVYKTAYRQAVKIDYRKRYRCCQGYYESADVCVPRCTKECVHGRCVAPDQCQCEQGWRGTDCSSVCNGQSWGPRCENSCQCGDGGACDPLTGACVCSPGYKDSMCKVPCNPGTYGEGCRLACPCKNTVRCHGETGACLCQPGFTGTYCELPCLNSSDGLHCPAYCPCQNGGICHPPNTTHCVCPPGWMGTICSIPCPQGRYGSGCLGECQCHNNGLCDPVTARCQCALGYTGERCREECPIGKYGQDCGQPCDCANGGRCFHINGACLCEAGFYGPRCEERKCLDGLYGLACHLPCLCNPQNSQSCHPMSGECTCKPGWAGLHCNETCPHGYYGANCQEPCLCLNGGTCDGATGLCHCAPGYTGDHCSSHCPADTYGVNCSMQCACKNAFACSPIDGTCICKEGWHGGDCSSPCPAGTWGPGCNETCRCANGAACSPVSGVCSCAAGWHGSRCQEPCVNGAYGPGCSSQCDCSHADVCSPVTGQCHCLPGWTGPRCNLVCDDGFWGRNCSQPCACKNGAACSSEDGSCSCAPGYRGPTCQRPCQPGRYGKKCAMPCRCSNHSTCHHVDGSCDCFPGWTGSDCSQPCPPGTWGEACGHICRCPNGGWCSTVDGTCSCPAGLTGRRCSEGCPPGSYGENCAQACQCQNVAQCDPATGRCLCSSGYTGAHCETKCSPGTFGPGCLQVCDCLHNSTCHHVTGSCQCEPGRSGARCEKWSPDHPFTMVPAVPVGYSSLGAIIGIIILVILLVALLVFFLCYRHWQKGKENRHLSVAYTTGRTDSSEYAVPDVPPSYTHYYSNPSYHTLSRCTPSSPAPSSQDRASSLKVPCNQHFSKIKSMAYGPDCNASLPADWKHHGAPALKPRERGGGPMDRSYSYSNSLGKYYSNAYIKEEALRASNSSLNSENPYATIKDLPELMAKPSEGSYMEMKSPVKREMSYAEIRLFEEPAAGSRAEESCPPGAEGVSPAAPSTPPNHYDSPKNSHIPSHYDMPPVRHYPPSPPLRRQDR from the exons GATTGTGTACAAGACAGCGTACCGGCAGGCGGTGAAAATTGACTACCGGAAGAGGTACCGCTGTTGCCAAGGGTACTACGAGAGCGCAGATGTTTGTGTCC ccagatgtACCAAGGAGTGTGTCCACGGGAGGTGCGTGGCTCCTGAtcagtgccagtgtgaacagggaTGGAGGGGCACAGACTGCTCCAGCG TGTGCAATGGCCAGTCCTGGGGGCCCCGCTGTGAGAACTCCTGCCAGTGTGGCGATGGGGGAGCTTGTGACCCCCTCACAGGAGCCTGCGTCTGCTCACCCGGGTACAAGGACTCCATGTGTAAAGTCCCCTGCAACCCAGGCACCTACGGGGAGGGCTGCCGGCTAGCTTGCCCCTGCAAGAACACGGTCAGGTGCCATGGAGAGACCGGGGCATGTCTGTGCCAGCCGGGATTCACAGGCACCTA CTGCGAGCTCCCATGCCTCAACAGCTCCGACGGACTCCATTGCCCGGCTTACTGCCCCTGCCAGAATGGGGGCATCTGCCACCCCCCAAATACTACCCACTGCGTCTGTCCTCCAGGATGGATG GGCACCATCTGCTCCATCCCATGCCCCCAAGGGCGGTACGGCTCAGGCTGCCTGGGGGAGTGCCAGTGCCACAACAACGGGCTGTGCGACCCGGTCACCGCGCGTTGCCAATGTGCTCTGGGCTACACCGGAGAGCG GTGCCGGGAGGAGTGCCCCATCGGCAAGTACGGCCAGGACTGCGGCCAGCCGTGTGACTGCGCCAACGGGGGCCGCTGCTTCCACATCAACGGGGCCTGCCTGTGTGAGGCCGGCTTTTACGGGCCTCGCTGCGAGGAACGCAAGTGCCTGGACGGCCTCTACGGCTTGGCCTgccacctgccctgcctctgcaacccccagAACAGCCAAAG CTGCCACCCCATGAGCGGAGAATGCACCTGCAAACCAGGCTGGGCAGGCCTGCACTGCAACGAGACCTGCCCCCATGGATACTATGGGGCCAACTGCCAGGAGCCCTGCCTCTGTCTGAATGGAGGGACGTGTGATGGGGCCACGGGGCTCTGCCACTGCGCCCCGGGGTACACG GGGGACCACTGCTCCAGCCACTGTCCTGCCGACACCTATGGCGTGAACTGCTCCATGCAGTGCGCCTGCAAGAACGCCTTCGCCTGCTCCCCCATCGATGGCACCTGCATCTGCAAAGAAG GTTGGCACGGAGGGGATTgttccagcccctgccccgccgGCACCTGGGGCCCCGGGTGCAACGAGACCTGCCGGTGCGCCAACGGCGCCGCCTGCAGCCCTGTCAGCGGGGTGTGTTCCTGTGCTGCCGGCTGGCACGGCAGCAGGTGCCAGGAGCCGTGCGTG AACGGCGCCtatgggcctggctgcagcagtCAATGTGACTGCAGCCACGCGGACGTCTGCTCCCCCGTCACAGGACAGTGCCACTGCCTGCCAGGATGGACAG GGCCCCGCTGCAACCTGGTCTGTGATGACGGCTTCTGGGGGCGGAActgcagccagccctgcgcctGCAAGAACGGAGCCGCCTGCTCCTCAGAGGACGGGAGCTGCAGCTGCGCGCCCGGGTACCGCGGCCCCACCTGTCAACGCC CCTGCCAGCCTGGGCGTTACGGCAAGAAGTGCGCGATGCCCTGCCGATGCTCCAACCACTCCACCTGCCACCACGTGGACGGCTCCTGCGACTGCTTCCCTGGGTGGACGGGCAGCGACTGTTCACAGC CCTGCCCGCCTGGCACTTGGGGAGAGGCCTGCGGCCACATCTGCCGGTGCCCAAACGGAGGCTGGTGCAGCACTGTGGATGGGACCTGCTCTTGTCCGGCCGGCTTGACTGGCAGACGCTGCTCGGAAG GCTGCCCCCCGGGGAGCTACGGGGAGAACTGTGCCCAGGCATGCCAGTGCCAGAACGTGGCTCAGTGTGACCCGGCGACCGGGAGATGTCTGTGCTCCTCTGGGTACACCGGTGCCCACTGTGAAACCA AGTGTTCCCCTGGCACCTTTGGACCTGGGTGTCTCCAGGTCTGTGACTGCCTCCACAACTCCACCTGCCACCACgtgactgggagctgccagtgCGAGCCGGGCAGGAGCGGGGCCCGGTGTGAGAAAT ggagccctgaTCACCCCTTCACCATGGTGCCAGCCGTGCCGGTGGGGTACAGCTCCCTGGGGGCGATCATTGGCATCATCATCCTGGTGATCCTGCTTGTGGCACTGCTGGTGTTTTTCCTGTGTTACCGGCACTGGCAGAAGGGCAAAGAGAACAGACACCTGTCTGTGGCCTACACCACGGGGCGGACGGACAGCTCGGAGTATGCAGTGCCAG ACGTCCCACCCAGCTACACCCACTACTACTCCAATCCAAGCTACCACACCCTGTCGCGGTGCACGCCATcgtcccccgcccccagcagccaggacagggCGAGCTCCCTCAAG GTGCCCTGCAACCAGCACTTCTCCAAGATAAAGAGCATGGCCTACGGGCCGGACTGTAATGCCTCGCTGCCTGCCGACTGGAAGCACCACGGGGCACCGGCGCTGAAGCCACGCGAGCGGG GGGGCGGCCCCATGGACCGCAGCTACAGCTACAGCAACAGCCTGGGGAAGTACTACAGCAACG CCTACATCAAGGAGGAGGCCCTGCGTGCCAGCAACAGCTCGCTGAACAGTGAGAACCCCTATGCCACCATCAAGGACCTGCCTGAGCTCATGGCCAAGCCCTCGGAGGGCAGCTACATGGAGATGAAATCCCCTGTGAAGCGAGAAATGTCCTACGCCGAGATCAGGCTCTTCGAGGAGCCAGCCGCCGGCTCCAGGGCAGAAG AGAGTTGCCCCCCTGGGGCAGAAGGTGTGTCTCCAGCAGCCCCCAGCACCCCCCCCAACCACTACGACTCCCCCAAGAACAGCCATATCCCCAGTCACTATGACATGCCACCAGTCCGGCACTACCCCCCATCCCCGCCACTCCGGAGGCAGGACCGCTGA